In the genome of Desulfocurvus vexinensis DSM 17965, one region contains:
- a CDS encoding glycosyltransferase, protein MAQIIDITPRSRDIRPVLMLLTSHRMDCFLLCVKCLELYTDLSRFKKIYIVANAVSDEHAVIIKSFQKRHQDVIDVHTTPRGLIPAVVSMQNFIMARHAQDVIIRLSEDVFVTPNWLDHLLAAFKLHRGDGAVPLASCVTPVSRTGRQVMDRVLRAHFPEERARLPHLPMETNAVYHRFVWEKILHHGLVEKYLDLERPRYLYLGHISVDCVMFDGRLMDAVVPIPLRVPAGVSRVDEFHINGHLRTTGRRAVVATDAVVHHFSHSGPEAFLRRHVSLDDIWWYMTFLQDSPAYRVPKAFAAQRAAGAGAPRLAAGAAPRPEILRLMRERELRVLK, encoded by the coding sequence ATGGCGCAGATCATCGACATCACACCAAGATCCCGGGACATCCGGCCCGTGCTGATGCTGTTGACCTCGCACCGGATGGACTGCTTCCTGCTGTGCGTCAAGTGCCTGGAGCTGTACACCGACCTGTCGCGCTTCAAGAAGATCTACATCGTGGCCAACGCCGTGAGCGACGAGCACGCGGTGATCATCAAGTCGTTCCAGAAGCGCCACCAGGACGTCATCGACGTGCACACCACCCCGCGCGGGCTCATCCCCGCCGTGGTGTCCATGCAGAATTTCATCATGGCCCGCCACGCGCAGGACGTCATCATCCGCCTGTCGGAGGACGTGTTCGTGACGCCCAACTGGCTGGACCACCTGCTGGCGGCCTTCAAGCTGCACCGCGGCGACGGGGCCGTGCCCCTGGCCTCGTGCGTCACACCCGTGAGCCGCACGGGCAGGCAGGTCATGGACCGCGTCCTGCGCGCGCATTTCCCCGAGGAGCGCGCGCGCCTGCCGCACCTGCCCATGGAGACCAACGCGGTCTACCACCGCTTCGTGTGGGAAAAGATCCTGCACCACGGGCTGGTGGAGAAGTACCTGGACCTGGAGCGGCCCCGCTACCTCTATCTGGGGCACATCAGCGTGGACTGCGTGATGTTCGACGGGCGGCTGATGGACGCGGTGGTGCCCATCCCCCTGCGCGTGCCCGCCGGGGTCAGCCGGGTGGACGAATTCCACATCAACGGCCACCTGCGCACCACGGGCCGCCGGGCCGTGGTGGCCACCGACGCGGTGGTCCACCATTTCAGCCACTCCGGGCCCGAGGCCTTCCTGCGCCGCCACGTGAGCCTGGACGACATCTGGTGGTACATGACGTTCCTGCAGGACAGCCCCGCCTACCGCGTGCCCAAGGCCTTCGCGGCGCAGCGCGCCGCCGGGGCCGGGGCGCCCCGGCTGGCCGCGGGCGCAGCGCCCAGGCCGGAGATCCTGCGCCTGATGCGCGAGCGCGAGTTGCGGGTGCTCAAATAG
- a CDS encoding methyl-accepting chemotaxis protein yields the protein MSMLGNIRIGNKLLIILTVNILLLVVIGSVAAISARSINDRLRQIYNRDLQGVVFLLEADRDLHQALIAERSMLFAEPGTPAFETQLKDYHENKQQANDRVGKFAALAADPAQKALVDDYRADGATWDEVSQAIVREKQGGGDVQDLAARSLGPAKERFDAMRESINSLTEILEKQAEAAQADAMSAYSTLLMLIVGLTVGSALAGAGFTLVVTRNITVPMARLVDFTGRLAAGDFTSRLGLGRKDEVGALGAAFDDMSVTLQRNMDEIATKSREAQEKAEAAEAATREAEQARAAAENAKREGMLQAAHELEQIVAQVASASEQLNVQIQESRRGSETQRERTAEAATAMEEMNATVLEVATNAGSAAENADTAKRRAEEGGAVVTRVVGSIDQLNKETEKLRGEMADLGKQAEAIGQVMTVIRDIADQTNLLALNAAIEAARAGDAGRGFAVVADEVRKLA from the coding sequence ATGTCCATGCTGGGGAACATCCGGATCGGCAACAAACTGCTGATCATCCTGACCGTGAACATCCTGTTGCTGGTGGTCATAGGCTCCGTGGCGGCCATCAGCGCCAGAAGCATCAACGACCGCCTGCGCCAGATCTACAACCGCGACCTGCAAGGCGTGGTCTTCCTGCTGGAGGCCGACCGCGACCTGCACCAGGCGCTCATCGCCGAGCGGTCGATGCTCTTCGCCGAGCCCGGCACCCCGGCCTTCGAAACCCAGCTCAAGGACTACCACGAGAACAAGCAACAAGCCAACGACCGGGTGGGCAAGTTCGCCGCCCTGGCTGCGGACCCCGCCCAGAAGGCCCTGGTGGACGACTACCGCGCCGATGGCGCCACATGGGACGAGGTGTCCCAGGCCATCGTCCGCGAGAAGCAGGGCGGCGGCGACGTGCAGGACCTGGCCGCCAGGTCCCTGGGCCCGGCCAAGGAGCGCTTCGACGCCATGCGCGAGAGCATCAACTCCCTGACCGAAATCCTCGAGAAGCAGGCCGAGGCAGCCCAGGCCGACGCCATGAGCGCCTACAGCACCCTGCTCATGCTCATCGTCGGCCTGACGGTGGGCAGCGCCCTGGCCGGGGCGGGCTTCACCCTGGTGGTCACGCGCAACATCACCGTGCCCATGGCCCGGCTGGTGGACTTCACCGGGCGGCTGGCGGCGGGCGACTTCACCTCGCGCCTGGGCCTGGGCCGCAAGGACGAGGTCGGCGCCCTGGGCGCCGCCTTCGACGACATGAGCGTCACCCTGCAACGCAACATGGACGAGATCGCCACCAAGTCGCGCGAGGCCCAGGAGAAGGCCGAGGCCGCCGAGGCCGCCACGCGCGAGGCCGAACAGGCCCGCGCCGCGGCGGAAAACGCCAAGCGTGAAGGCATGCTCCAGGCCGCCCACGAGCTGGAGCAGATCGTGGCCCAGGTGGCCTCGGCCTCGGAGCAGCTCAACGTCCAGATCCAGGAATCGCGCCGCGGCTCCGAAACCCAGCGCGAACGCACCGCCGAGGCGGCCACGGCCATGGAGGAGATGAACGCCACGGTGCTCGAGGTGGCCACCAACGCGGGCAGCGCCGCCGAGAACGCCGACACCGCCAAACGCCGCGCCGAGGAGGGCGGGGCCGTGGTCACCCGCGTGGTGGGCTCCATCGACCAGCTGAACAAGGAAACCGAGAAGCTGCGCGGCGAAATGGCCGACCTGGGCAAGCAGGCCGAGGCCATCGGCCAGGTGATGACCGTCATCCGCGACATCGCCGACCAGACCAACCTTTTGGCGCTCAACGCGGCCATCGAGGCCGCGCGCGCGGGCGACGCGGGCCGGGGCTTCGCCGTGGTGGCCGACGAGGTGCGCAAGCTGGCCGA
- a CDS encoding GGDEF domain-containing protein, protein MKPVDRTSSLIMSGMLHVNPELRARRAPSACGFMSLENFRSLSRDVQDGTVGLVTLDCVDFEALAAGFGEDLGLMLLGVLLDKAMAGFAEFFPCCRVTGVEKTGIGGYAIFFRTDPAERCDLFDAYAGFRFRVQEAIGAQSARYLEHPLTLRIGMALLDPRPGEDLDKTLFRALLQARRVAESKPDSERFAMHREFMDMLTRGDIQTLFQPVVDFASGGVLGWEALARGGGGGLMAEARTLFGFAAEVGESLALERLCLTRALAAVPTGFKGRLFLNVHTQSLHDAEALFAEVRDLAERAGVAPSDVVLEFSERNLVADQDALQRKLELCRAAGLLIAVDDVGAGTTNLHFLSQVRPDFIKADGSLIRGIESNPIKRTMIETLVLLAQKVGGKLLAEGVETETEFSSLVSMGVYAGQGHLFARPATALEAVQVDVPSKIDVRGIESGELNCRLKSREIAQQTISVPAGTAISEVKAALEGKPPMSSIVVVRGDRPVGLLMNYNLDRRLGTKYGISLYYNRPVDVLMDTAPLIVDAEQAIEEVAGAAMQRANDKIYDDIIVVDRRRLLGTISVQKMLDTLMRVQIELAKGSNPLTGLPGNVTIEQEIEKRNRQKTASGIMYLDLDNFKAYNDVYGFKSGDRVIMATAQIIRSAVAAHGRPSDFIGHIGGDDFLLIGDPATIRAVCDDIARQFEERIPEFYSEQDRRCGYIEAKGRDGQPARFPLVSASMGILDATFEFPVSQEELSHRAAEIKKFAKATAGNSVVRDRRAPLGAQPAD, encoded by the coding sequence ATGAAGCCTGTGGACCGGACCAGTTCGCTGATCATGTCGGGGATGCTGCATGTGAATCCGGAGCTGCGGGCCCGGCGCGCGCCGTCGGCCTGTGGATTCATGTCCCTGGAAAACTTCCGCAGCCTGTCGCGCGACGTGCAGGACGGCACCGTGGGCCTGGTGACCCTGGACTGCGTGGACTTCGAGGCCCTGGCCGCTGGGTTCGGCGAGGACCTGGGGCTCATGCTGCTCGGGGTGCTGCTGGACAAGGCCATGGCCGGCTTCGCGGAGTTCTTCCCCTGCTGCCGGGTCACGGGGGTGGAGAAGACGGGCATCGGCGGCTACGCCATCTTCTTTCGCACCGACCCCGCCGAGCGCTGCGACCTGTTCGACGCCTACGCGGGCTTCCGCTTCCGCGTGCAGGAGGCCATCGGCGCCCAGAGCGCGCGGTACCTGGAGCACCCGCTCACGCTGCGCATCGGCATGGCCCTGCTGGACCCGCGCCCCGGCGAGGACCTGGACAAGACCCTGTTCCGGGCCCTGCTCCAGGCCCGGCGCGTGGCCGAAAGCAAGCCCGACTCCGAGCGCTTCGCCATGCACCGCGAGTTCATGGACATGCTCACCCGGGGCGACATCCAGACCCTGTTCCAGCCGGTGGTGGACTTCGCCAGCGGGGGCGTGCTGGGCTGGGAGGCCCTGGCCCGGGGCGGCGGCGGCGGGCTCATGGCCGAGGCGCGCACGCTGTTCGGCTTCGCCGCCGAGGTGGGCGAAAGCCTGGCCCTGGAGCGGCTGTGCCTGACCCGCGCCCTGGCCGCCGTGCCCACCGGGTTCAAGGGCCGGCTGTTCCTCAACGTGCACACCCAGTCGCTGCACGACGCCGAGGCGCTGTTCGCCGAGGTGCGCGACCTGGCCGAACGCGCCGGGGTGGCGCCGTCGGACGTGGTGCTCGAATTTTCCGAGCGCAACCTGGTGGCCGACCAGGACGCCCTGCAACGCAAGCTGGAGCTGTGCCGCGCCGCCGGGCTGCTCATCGCCGTGGACGACGTGGGCGCGGGCACCACCAATCTGCACTTCCTCTCCCAGGTGCGGCCCGACTTCATCAAGGCCGACGGCTCGCTCATCCGGGGCATCGAGTCCAACCCCATCAAGCGGACCATGATCGAGACCCTGGTCCTCTTGGCCCAGAAGGTGGGCGGCAAGCTGCTGGCCGAGGGCGTGGAGACGGAGACGGAGTTCAGCTCCCTGGTGAGCATGGGCGTCTACGCGGGCCAGGGCCACCTGTTCGCCCGGCCCGCCACGGCCCTGGAGGCGGTCCAGGTGGACGTGCCCAGCAAGATCGACGTGCGCGGCATCGAAAGCGGCGAGCTGAACTGCCGCCTGAAGTCGCGCGAGATCGCCCAGCAGACCATCTCCGTGCCCGCAGGCACGGCCATCAGCGAGGTCAAGGCCGCCCTGGAGGGCAAGCCGCCCATGAGCAGCATCGTGGTCGTGCGCGGCGATCGGCCCGTGGGGCTGCTCATGAACTACAACCTCGACCGGCGCCTGGGCACCAAGTACGGCATCTCGCTGTACTACAACCGGCCCGTGGACGTGCTCATGGACACTGCGCCGCTCATCGTGGACGCCGAGCAGGCCATCGAGGAGGTGGCGGGCGCGGCCATGCAGCGCGCCAACGACAAGATCTACGACGATATCATCGTGGTGGACCGGCGCCGCCTGCTGGGCACCATCTCGGTGCAGAAGATGCTCGACACCCTGATGCGTGTGCAGATCGAGCTGGCCAAGGGCTCCAACCCGCTCACCGGCCTGCCCGGCAACGTGACCATCGAGCAGGAGATCGAGAAGCGCAACCGCCAGAAGACCGCCTCGGGCATCATGTATCTCGACCTGGACAACTTCAAGGCCTACAACGACGTGTACGGCTTCAAGAGCGGCGACCGGGTCATCATGGCCACGGCTCAGATCATCCGCTCCGCCGTGGCCGCCCACGGGCGGCCTTCGGACTTCATCGGCCACATCGGCGGCGACGACTTCCTGCTCATCGGCGACCCGGCGACCATCCGCGCCGTGTGCGACGACATCGCGCGCCAGTTCGAGGAGCGCATCCCCGAGTTCTACAGCGAGCAGGACCGCCGCTGCGGCTACATCGAGGCCAAGGGCCGCGACGGCCAGCCCGCGCGCTTCCCCCTGGTCTCGGCGTCCATGGGCATCCTCGACGCCACCTTCGAGTTCCCCGTGTCCCAGGAGGAGCTTTCGCACCGCGCGGCGGAGATCAAGAAGTTCGCCAAGGCCACGGCGGGCAACTCCGTGGTCCGCGACCGGCGCGCGCCCCTGGGCGCCCAGCCTGCGGACTGA
- a CDS encoding histone deacetylase family protein codes for MFRIRRIFDATLARDRQAVAQVQEILRAQFRDAAPGEYEDIPAKLRDPLGYRFKTILFVAEQKYEVRGFALVLHAPDLCFCYLDYIGALPGRTSRGIGGSLYARVREEAALLGDRGIFFECPSDDPAICRDASLLRQNAARLRFYESFGARPIVNTAYETPLSPTDDSPPVLVFDGLGRLAAPPRGATRDIVRAILERKYAERCPPGYIDAVVRSFRDNPVRLRAPRYAGAEATGPVPGASPCILLTVNRDHDIHHVHERGYVESPARVRTLMKTLGPTGLFLPVAARRHPERAILAVHDAGMVRYFKAATAKLPPGKSIYPYVFPIRNQARPPRELPVRAGYYCIDTFTPLNANAYRAARGAVDCALTAADAVLDGQRLAYALVRPPGHHAERRAFGGFCYFNSAAVAAHHLSAHGRVAVLDIDYHHGNGTQDIFYARDDVLTVSIHGHPSFAYPYFSGFASETGEGRGRGCNLNLPLPENTDGAAFARALGKALERIRRFAPGVLVVSLGLDTAKGDPTGTWSLTPGDFEANGRAIGALGLPVLVVQEGGYRIRTLGQNARRFFLGLRAGAHGLAPASAPGPAPGPARFSP; via the coding sequence ATGTTCCGCATCCGGCGCATCTTCGACGCCACCCTGGCGCGCGACCGCCAGGCCGTGGCCCAGGTGCAGGAGATCCTGCGCGCCCAGTTCCGCGACGCCGCGCCCGGGGAGTACGAGGACATCCCGGCCAAGCTGCGCGACCCGCTGGGCTACCGCTTCAAGACCATCCTTTTCGTGGCCGAGCAGAAGTACGAGGTGCGCGGCTTCGCCCTGGTGCTGCACGCCCCGGACCTCTGCTTCTGCTACCTGGACTACATCGGGGCCCTGCCCGGGCGGACCAGCCGGGGCATCGGCGGCTCGCTCTACGCCCGGGTGCGCGAGGAGGCGGCGCTCTTGGGCGACCGGGGCATCTTTTTCGAGTGCCCCAGCGACGACCCGGCCATCTGCCGCGACGCGTCGCTGCTGCGCCAGAACGCGGCGCGCCTGCGCTTCTACGAGAGCTTCGGCGCGCGGCCCATCGTGAACACGGCCTACGAGACGCCCCTGTCGCCCACCGACGACAGCCCGCCGGTGCTGGTGTTCGACGGGCTGGGGCGCCTCGCCGCGCCGCCCCGGGGCGCCACGCGCGACATCGTGCGGGCCATCCTGGAGCGCAAGTACGCCGAGCGTTGCCCCCCGGGCTACATCGACGCCGTGGTGCGCTCGTTTCGCGACAATCCCGTGCGCCTGCGCGCGCCGCGCTACGCCGGGGCCGAGGCCACGGGCCCCGTGCCCGGCGCCTCGCCGTGCATCCTGCTCACGGTGAACCGCGACCACGACATCCACCACGTCCATGAGCGGGGTTATGTGGAATCCCCGGCGCGGGTGCGCACGCTGATGAAAACCCTGGGGCCCACGGGGCTGTTCCTGCCCGTGGCGGCGCGCAGGCATCCCGAGCGGGCCATCCTGGCCGTGCACGACGCGGGCATGGTCCGCTATTTCAAGGCCGCCACGGCCAAGCTGCCGCCGGGCAAGTCCATCTATCCCTACGTGTTTCCCATCCGCAACCAGGCCCGCCCGCCCCGGGAGCTGCCCGTGCGCGCGGGCTACTACTGCATCGACACCTTCACGCCCCTCAATGCCAACGCCTACCGCGCGGCCCGGGGCGCGGTGGACTGCGCGCTGACCGCCGCCGACGCCGTGCTCGACGGCCAGCGCCTGGCCTACGCCCTGGTACGCCCTCCGGGGCACCACGCCGAGCGCCGGGCCTTCGGCGGGTTCTGCTATTTCAACTCCGCCGCCGTGGCCGCCCACCACCTTTCGGCCCACGGGCGCGTTGCCGTGCTGGACATCGACTACCACCACGGCAACGGCACCCAGGACATCTTCTACGCCCGCGACGACGTGCTCACCGTGTCCATCCACGGGCATCCGTCCTTCGCCTATCCCTATTTCAGCGGCTTCGCCAGCGAGACGGGCGAGGGCCGGGGCCGGGGCTGCAACCTGAACCTGCCCCTGCCTGAGAACACCGACGGCGCGGCCTTTGCCCGGGCCCTGGGCAAGGCCCTGGAGCGCATCCGCCGCTTCGCCCCCGGGGTGCTGGTGGTCAGCCTGGGGCTGGACACGGCCAAGGGCGACCCCACGGGCACCTGGAGCCTGACCCCCGGGGATTTCGAGGCCAACGGCCGGGCCATCGGGGCCCTGGGCCTGCCGGTGCTGGTGGTCCAGGAGGGCGGCTACCGCATCCGCACCCTGGGCCAGAACGCGCGGCGGTTCTTCCTGGGCCTGCGCGCCGGGGCCCACGGGCTGGCCCCTGCCTCCGCCCCCGGCCCGGCGCCCGGCCCGGCGCGCTTTTCCCCTTGA
- a CDS encoding YhcH/YjgK/YiaL family protein codes for MIQDEFAMAGLYAALNPGLARAFAFLDQPGLAGLPEGRHPIDGQRSWAVVARGAGRSRAQAHLEVHDRYIDVQCVLAGVDHMGWKPRRACVLPREPFDPARDVGFFADEPDAWLDVRAGQFAILFPHDAHMPLVCPGPVHKVILKVALDQG; via the coding sequence ATGATCCAGGACGAGTTTGCCATGGCCGGGCTGTACGCGGCCCTGAACCCGGGGCTGGCCCGGGCGTTTGCCTTTCTGGACCAGCCGGGTCTGGCCGGGCTGCCCGAGGGGCGCCACCCTATCGACGGCCAGCGCTCCTGGGCCGTGGTGGCGCGCGGGGCGGGCCGCAGCCGGGCCCAGGCGCACCTGGAAGTCCATGACCGCTATATCGACGTGCAATGCGTCCTGGCGGGGGTGGACCACATGGGCTGGAAGCCCCGGCGGGCCTGCGTCCTGCCCCGGGAGCCCTTCGACCCCGCGCGCGACGTGGGCTTTTTCGCCGACGAGCCCGACGCCTGGCTGGACGTTCGCGCCGGGCAGTTCGCCATCCTGTTCCCCCACGACGCGCACATGCCCCTGGTCTGCCCCGGGCCGGTGCACAAGGTCATCCTCAAGGTGGCCCTGGACCAGGGCTGA